Proteins from a single region of Juglans microcarpa x Juglans regia isolate MS1-56 chromosome 5S, Jm3101_v1.0, whole genome shotgun sequence:
- the LOC121267750 gene encoding protein GL2-INTERACTING REPRESSOR 1, translating to MSRRSGSGPKLELKLNLSPPRPNPRVESPSRSATVSPTSPPSSCVSSELNQDESLRYPNSPEATSMVLVGCPRCLMYVMLSEGDPKCPKCKSTVLLDFLQDTSSSNMKTGKS from the coding sequence ATGAGTCGCAGAAGTGGAAGCGGTCCAAAGCTGGAATTGAAGCTGAACCTGTCACCACCTAGACCCAACCCACGAGTGGAGTCGCCGAGCCGCTCGGCCACGGTGTCGCCGACATCCCCACCTAGCTCGTGCGTGTCATCGGAGCTCAACCAGGATGAGTCTCTCCGATACCCCAACAGCCCTGAGGCGACGTCCATGGTGCTAGTGGGTTGTCCACGATGCCTCATGTACGTGATGCTGTCGGAGGGCGATCCCAAATGCCCCAAGTGCAAGAGCACCGTTTTGCTGGACTTTCTTCAGGACACCAGCAGCTCCAACATGAAGACAGGAAAGAGTTAA